In Solanum lycopersicum chromosome 3, SLM_r2.1, the genomic stretch atttcaagtcaaattaggtcaatcttttttaaacggaggaaGTAATGGTCAAAGAGCCGGGCACTGTGTACTCCTTGGAACCAGGTTTCTAAAGTTGTAGAGATCGACAATATTGTGGAACCCGTTTAACTACTCTCAGAATATATAGTgtgttgattattttatttgcttaaatagttaattatttagatgGTGACAATAAACAAAGAGGCAAGTCGTTATGGGTCTATGTCATCTTTgtttacaagaaaaaaatcaagctgaatatttgataatattaaGAACACGTCATGTTATTCATCTCTTAGCAATTTAAGCAacatcacaaattacaaccAGATACAGAGTTacttttctgtttttctttgtACAACATTTTACTTGATCAGATCCATGCTAAAATCCCAGAGCCTCTTAGCTAAATCCATATCTTTAGCCAACGCTGTCGTCTTCGCCAAATTGTTGTCTGAAAAATATTCACCACTTACCCCCTTCACTTGTGGATTCAATGCAAGATAACAGGTGGTTGATGCTCCctaaagaagaggaaaaagggAATGTTAAGTACTGATCAATTTCCATGGCATCATGGTTGTTTCTATTTCAGAGATATCTTTTTCTTCATCTGAGCAAAGGTCGTGTGTATCGACAAGTTATTGTGTATTGGCAAATCATCCTCTGGCTTGTATATTGACTTACCTTCTGGGGAGATTCTTAATCAGGTTCCATTTTCTGCGAATATAGCAGGGAATTTTATCTATGCTAAGGAAATACAAATAATGTTCCGACAAGGTTGAATTTTCTCCAACTGATTCATGAGAAGATCattaataatcctaatataaACCTTCTGATAGTTAGCCGATTATTATTGAGCCAAACTTCTTGCTCCGGAAGATGTCAAAGTTCTCTTCTCATTGTTGCAAAAGAATCTGTACATACAGTAAAACTTTAAATGATTTGATGCAGAACATACCTGTTGAACATTTTTAAGCAGAAATTTTCCAAGAGTGCCGACCAGACCTGTAATGAGCAGAAAGGAACATTTCATGTTCGCTTGTCTTAGCTTGTGAAACAAACATTACACATAAATATTCTACAACGACTTGTGGGCTTAGAACTCTATATAGGAGAAACTGATAGTCCTCTTATGTTTTCGGCAGGTCCAAAATAATGGTATCTTAAATGTCTCCTGGAGCAGTTTATGTCGTCTAAGTCAATCAAAAGTGAGCATGTTTGGTCTACGTCAAATATTACAAACTCTGGCCGTTGAATTTAACTGTGAGAGAAAAAGGATTACCATGAACTCACATTTGGAAGTGACATTTTTGCAGTTTCTGCTATTTACGTTCTCTTTCTGAAGTTTGGTGCTGGTTTTCCTGGTGCAGTTTCTGCTTCTTCTTTCTATTTCTGGTGTTTGCTCTAGTTTTTGAGGTTGTTGTTTCTAGGACTTGATAAGACTTGGTGTTTCTGGTTAAATCATTTCTTTTCACAATTTCCGCTAATAACAATCAGAGTTTGTTAACGGATGGACCAAAACTGCTTAATGCAAGGGTTCAATTCCAAACCCCTCTCCTCCTCCAAATTAGTGGTCAAGTTCTTAGCAATCTCCCTCCCTCTCCAACCCAccttaaggaaaaagtaaaaacaaagagaaacccccccaaaaaaaaggaaagaaagaaaggCATGACACACCACAAATCTACAAACGGAAATGCCTTTTGCTCATTATGCCATATATTAGTATTAGTGAGAGCACCAGACATAAAGTAGTGAACTTACTGTACGGAccattcatattaaaatcaGACAACAGCTACTAaatagaaaaggaagaaaagagaatCTTACTAACCATCAAAAATACCCATATGACGAAAAAGATTGGTAGTGATCGTTCCAGGATGAAGTGAATTTGCACTTATTTCTACTCCATCTTCCTGTTTGAAATAAAGATCACTAAAAATTTAGAGTTCAATTGAATGGTATGGAGCCCTTGTCCTAAGCTGTGACAGAGCTACATAAGTCAGAGACTGCAAACCAAGAACTTCTTGATGTGCCAAAAAGAATATCCAAATCTACACCCAAGAAATATGTGTTTGCCTCTAGGAATGGAGACAATCATGACTACACAAGAACCACTACGACATCAGAATGAAAATCAGTTTGCAAGATTCTTTTTTTCGAAAATCCACCTTTAAGCGTCTTGTAAGCTCATTTGCATGCAGTATGTTGGCCAGCTTTGATTGGCCATATGCACCATAGCTGTTGTAGCTGCACATAAGATAAAAAACAACACCGAAATTGAAAAATCAATATCCAGGGGACGACTATTTTTTATCATGGAGAAATATCAGTTATGCAGCTTGAAGTGAAAAACAGCAAAGAATCGTCAATCTTGAGCACAAAATGCTTGTCATCTTTGATTAGTTCAAGAGTAGTACAGAATAACCATTAAGCTTGAAGGAAACCAATAAGACAAGTGATCAGTTAAATATAGTGATTGAATATTAAGGAAAATGATTCATATTGGTGTTTAATACAGATAGAGTATCACCCAGTACTCTCCAGgtgaaaacaataaatataaacatCTCATGAAGGAAATCCAAGGTGTTGGTCGAGAAGTTAGGGCACCATAATTAACAAGAGAGATTGTCAACCAAGAACTTGTGATGAATTGCAAGTGATCTTGGCATGATAACATTAGAAATCTATATTAAAATACTTCCTCAGGTTACTTGTTCAGTATTCCATAAATAGATTTCCACTTCTACTTACTTTTAACATATCCTTTAAAGACAAttgtttttttgtgttttacCCGCaacattaattacttattcCCCAAATCAATTCAAGACTTAAGACTATACGTCAATTAATATGGATATTGTGGTAAAATACTCATATTAATCATTGTTTCTTAAAAGGGCGAGCAAAGTCCAAAGTGGACACGTAAAAGTGAATGAAGGGAGTATATTATACACTCTCATGGAACTATTAGACTGTGAAAATTAAAAAGTGATCACTGAAGCCATCGAGCAAGTGATGAATTTGAGCAAGGCTTCTCTTACAATCAAGAAAATTTAGTTCGGCACCAAAATCTAACAAGATTACCTTTTGGGATCATTAATTTTGTCAAACCGAATTCCTTCTCCGTATGCAAATCGATGAGCCTCTGATGAAACATTCACAATTCTTCCCTCTCTCTTTGTTTTACGTGCTGTCTCCTTCATCTTCTCCAACAAcaaatttgtcaaaagaaaatGACCTGCAAAGGCAAGAAAGAAGAATAGTTATGGATAAGATAAGTTAAAAGGAAGTACGAATTTCCCTCTTGAAAGTTTAC encodes the following:
- the LOC101257442 gene encoding short-chain dehydrogenase TIC 32, chloroplastic, with the translated sequence MWLFKRKGPSGFSSSSTAEEVTHGIDGSGLTAIVTGASSGIGSETSRVLALRGVHVIMAVRNMTAGKDVRDAIVTEIPSAKVDTMELDLSSLASVKKFASDFKSSGRPLNLLINNAGIMATPFMLSKDNIELQFATNHVGHFLLTNLLLEKMKETARKTKREGRIVNVSSEAHRFAYGEGIRFDKINDPKSYNSYGAYGQSKLANILHANELTRRLKEDGVEISANSLHPGTITTNLFRHMGIFDGLVGTLGKFLLKNVQQGASTTCYLALNPQVKGVSGEYFSDNNLAKTTALAKDMDLAKRLWDFSMDLIK